Proteins co-encoded in one Xanthomonas campestris pv. badrii genomic window:
- a CDS encoding restriction endonuclease, whose protein sequence is MLRSCDEECIENFEFKKKVVMARMWMVRGEGGSLYEAFREQGVVAVGWTQLAAEAKPGVDRKQLTAIYQAAEPLARPGTVISGASQVWRFVNEIQQDDWVITYSPANRLYAVGTVAGQAEYLPESAESGIALARKVQWLQELPRDHLGISTKNSLGSTLTLFEVPPSAADEILAVLKGKPVQEIEEALDEAVADPLAGIESQALERIKDLVSELGWNDMQQLVAGILRAMGYKTQVSPPGSDRGKDIVASPDGFGFEHPRIVVEVKHRKGQMGSQEIRSFLGGRHKDDRGLYVSTGGFSKDAQYEADRASIPLALWTLDHVVRALIEHYAATDAETKRIVPLKRLYWPA, encoded by the coding sequence GTGCTAAGGTCTTGCGACGAAGAATGTATAGAAAACTTTGAATTTAAGAAGAAGGTCGTGATGGCACGGATGTGGATGGTGCGTGGTGAGGGTGGCAGCTTGTACGAAGCATTTCGCGAGCAAGGCGTGGTTGCAGTGGGTTGGACTCAGCTCGCGGCTGAGGCCAAGCCAGGTGTTGATCGCAAGCAATTAACCGCGATTTATCAGGCTGCTGAGCCATTGGCCCGACCCGGTACCGTCATTTCCGGCGCCTCGCAGGTATGGCGTTTCGTAAATGAAATTCAGCAAGACGATTGGGTCATTACTTACTCGCCAGCGAATCGCCTTTACGCAGTTGGCACTGTGGCGGGGCAGGCGGAGTACCTTCCCGAGTCGGCCGAATCAGGGATAGCGCTTGCGCGCAAGGTGCAATGGCTGCAGGAGCTTCCCCGCGATCACCTGGGCATCTCCACCAAGAATAGCCTTGGCTCCACATTGACATTGTTTGAGGTGCCGCCCAGTGCCGCTGACGAGATATTGGCAGTGCTCAAGGGCAAGCCAGTGCAGGAGATCGAGGAAGCGCTGGACGAAGCTGTTGCCGACCCTCTTGCAGGTATCGAATCCCAGGCGCTTGAGCGCATCAAAGATCTGGTCAGCGAGCTTGGTTGGAATGACATGCAGCAACTTGTGGCCGGCATTCTGCGAGCGATGGGCTACAAGACTCAGGTCTCGCCTCCCGGTTCAGACCGTGGGAAAGACATCGTTGCATCGCCGGACGGGTTCGGTTTCGAGCATCCACGCATTGTCGTGGAGGTCAAGCATCGTAAGGGGCAGATGGGCAGTCAGGAAATTCGCAGCTTTCTTGGTGGGCGCCACAAGGATGATCGCGGTTTGTATGTCAGCACCGGCGGCTTCAGCAAGGATGCGCAGTACGAAGCAGATCGCGCGTCCATTCCACTGGCGCTGTGGACGCTGGACCATGTGGTGCGCGCGCTGATCGAGCACTATGCGGCTACCGACGCCGAAACAAAACGCATTGTGCCGCTGAAGCGGCTTTACTGGCCCGCCTGA
- a CDS encoding type II toxin-antitoxin system RelE/ParE family toxin has protein sequence MRFTIRFTEEARDDLARLYDWLLQRVDGDFAIAERALQAIRESIAALEVAPLSCRKVRQGDPFQRELVIGFGPSGYALLFEVQDKQTVLALAVRHQREDDWC, from the coding sequence GTGCGCTTCACGATCCGCTTCACCGAAGAAGCGCGCGACGATCTTGCGCGGCTTTACGACTGGCTGCTGCAGCGTGTCGATGGCGATTTCGCCATCGCTGAGCGTGCATTACAGGCCATTCGTGAGAGCATCGCTGCACTTGAAGTGGCACCGCTGAGCTGTCGTAAAGTTCGCCAAGGCGACCCTTTCCAGCGTGAGCTGGTGATTGGCTTCGGCCCAAGTGGCTATGCGCTCTTGTTCGAAGTCCAAGACAAGCAGACGGTGCTCGCGCTCGCAGTGAGGCATCAGCGTGAAGACGACTGGTGCTAA
- the bdcA gene encoding SDR family oxidoreductase, translated as MSAFKDKSVLVLGGSRGIGAAIVRRFVAKGARVTFTYAGSEEAAQRLAGDTGSIAVLADSADRDAVIDTVRRSGPLDVLVVNSGIALFGDALEQDPDAVDRLFRINVHAPYHAAVEAARQMPPGGRIIVIGSVNGDRMPLPGMASYALSKSALQGLARGLARDFGPRGITINVVQPGPIDTDANPENGPMKDLMHSFMAIKRHGRAEEVAGMVAWLAGPEASFVTGAMHTIDGAFGA; from the coding sequence ATGTCAGCGTTCAAAGACAAGTCGGTACTGGTGCTTGGTGGCAGCCGGGGGATTGGTGCCGCTATCGTGCGGCGCTTCGTGGCCAAGGGCGCACGGGTGACGTTTACCTACGCCGGCTCTGAGGAAGCGGCCCAGCGCCTGGCCGGTGATACCGGCAGCATCGCGGTGCTGGCCGACAGCGCCGACCGCGATGCGGTCATCGACACGGTGCGCCGCAGCGGGCCGCTGGATGTGCTGGTGGTCAACTCCGGCATCGCCTTGTTCGGCGATGCGCTGGAGCAGGATCCGGATGCGGTGGACCGGCTGTTCCGCATCAACGTGCACGCGCCCTACCACGCGGCCGTGGAGGCCGCGCGGCAGATGCCGCCCGGCGGGCGGATCATCGTGATCGGCTCGGTCAACGGCGACCGCATGCCGTTGCCCGGCATGGCGTCTTACGCGCTGAGCAAATCCGCGCTGCAAGGGCTGGCGCGCGGGCTGGCCCGCGACTTCGGGCCGCGCGGCATCACCATCAACGTGGTGCAACCGGGCCCGATCGATACCGACGCCAACCCGGAAAACGGGCCGATGAAAGACCTGATGCATAGCTTCATGGCGATCAAACGCCACGGCCGCGCCGAGGAAGTGGCCGGCATGGTGGCCTGGCTGGCGGGTCCGGAGGCGAGCTTTGTCACCGGGGCAATGCATACGATCGATGGTGCGTTTGGGGCATGA
- a CDS encoding Smlt3025 familytype IV secretion system inhibitor, whose translation MHLMSSGRCLALALAVAVTGSACARTPSPEQKRTSPMPDNVTTGRTINGHTYSDAPVDVKLGPNTFRIPANYLDSQIAPWSIEVVTLVIEWPDMSPTPPGARANPRTNDFRKEIHASMNYVDRVPIEGLLARYASNEALTEPDSVERGDPVDRLDLRIAQPETLGLIPYAIDEEKMAVYVKAYEAHYGKPPTRNPAFEDDWYVARDSSGNLTTFIKCDSKKFRGDGVRLEGSEVVHEKGAVAASCVHYFSDIENKLSISLNYKRAFLKDWKRMEDAVKEILARTKVR comes from the coding sequence ATGCATCTGATGTCATCCGGCCGGTGCCTGGCCCTTGCACTCGCCGTGGCTGTCACCGGCAGTGCATGTGCACGGACGCCATCACCCGAACAGAAAAGGACCTCCCCCATGCCGGACAACGTCACCACAGGCCGCACCATCAACGGCCACACCTATTCGGATGCTCCGGTTGACGTAAAGCTGGGGCCGAACACCTTCCGCATCCCCGCCAACTACCTGGACAGCCAGATCGCACCGTGGTCCATCGAGGTGGTGACGCTGGTCATCGAGTGGCCAGATATGAGCCCCACCCCGCCCGGTGCGCGGGCCAACCCGCGTACGAATGATTTCCGCAAGGAGATCCATGCCTCGATGAATTATGTTGACCGTGTCCCCATCGAAGGATTGCTGGCACGTTATGCGTCTAACGAAGCGCTTACCGAGCCTGATTCGGTCGAACGGGGTGATCCCGTCGACAGACTCGATCTGCGTATTGCACAGCCTGAAACACTCGGACTGATACCCTATGCCATCGATGAAGAAAAGATGGCGGTGTACGTCAAAGCGTACGAGGCCCACTATGGCAAGCCTCCAACACGCAACCCTGCATTTGAGGACGACTGGTATGTCGCGCGGGACTCCAGCGGAAATTTGACCACATTCATCAAGTGCGACAGCAAAAAGTTCCGAGGCGATGGCGTTCGGCTGGAGGGATCCGAAGTAGTCCATGAAAAAGGTGCCGTTGCTGCAAGTTGCGTCCACTACTTCTCTGACATCGAAAACAAACTTTCCATCAGTCTCAACTACAAGCGTGCATTCCTGAAGGACTGGAAGCGCATGGAAGATGCAGTAAAAGAAATACTGGCACGCACCAAAGTCAGGTGA
- a CDS encoding restriction endonuclease subunit S, whose product MSDTPNIDIRPDHWQIVRDILRKHVPQYEVWAFGSRAKWLAKQYSDLDLTIITDQPLSLAVSAALADDFSESDLPWKVDVVDWATTGESFRKIIERDKVVVQESQHKSSSAASAWHEVPLSELTATPATYGIVQPGQVASDGVPMVRVNNFKGHSLSLEDVMRVAPEIEGKYERTRIQAGDVLITIVGSVGQIVIAPESLAGWNIARAVALIRPKVPELSRWISMVLRSPYAQHQLGVAANTTVQTTINLKDLRQLKIPLPGKRERHAITGILGALDDKIELNRRMNQTLEAMARALFKSWFVDFDGVPPEDMQESELGLIPKGWRAASLDSVAHYLNGLALQKFPPESEVDFLPVIKIAQLRAGNTQNADKASTRIKSEHIVEDGDVLFSWSGTLEVEVWTGGRGALNQHLFKVTSTEVPKWFYYFATREHLPDFRTIAAGKATTMGHIQRKHLADAKVAVPPADAMGEFDRTIAPLFEQIINNALQSRTLAQLRDILLPKLISGEFGVRDVKCFMEKAR is encoded by the coding sequence ATGTCTGACACGCCCAATATTGACATCCGGCCCGATCATTGGCAGATCGTGCGCGACATTCTGCGTAAGCACGTGCCGCAATATGAAGTATGGGCTTTCGGTTCGCGGGCCAAATGGCTGGCCAAGCAGTATTCCGATCTGGACCTAACGATCATCACCGACCAGCCCTTGTCGCTGGCGGTGAGCGCGGCGCTGGCCGACGATTTTTCCGAGTCGGATTTGCCGTGGAAGGTCGATGTAGTTGATTGGGCGACTACTGGTGAGTCGTTTCGCAAGATCATTGAGCGGGATAAGGTGGTGGTGCAGGAATCGCAGCACAAAAGCTCATCTGCCGCGAGCGCCTGGCATGAAGTTCCACTGTCTGAATTAACGGCCACACCTGCAACTTACGGAATAGTACAGCCGGGGCAGGTTGCGTCTGACGGTGTGCCGATGGTGCGCGTGAACAATTTCAAAGGCCACTCGCTTAGTCTCGAAGATGTGATGCGTGTTGCGCCAGAGATCGAAGGGAAGTACGAGCGCACACGTATCCAAGCCGGCGACGTCCTTATCACGATTGTGGGCTCCGTAGGGCAGATCGTCATTGCTCCTGAATCATTAGCAGGTTGGAACATCGCCCGTGCCGTAGCCTTAATTCGCCCGAAAGTGCCGGAGCTTTCGCGCTGGATTTCGATGGTTTTACGCTCTCCGTACGCACAGCATCAACTCGGTGTTGCGGCAAATACTACAGTGCAAACTACCATTAATCTTAAAGATCTCCGCCAACTGAAGATCCCACTACCGGGGAAGAGAGAGCGTCACGCGATCACCGGCATCTTAGGTGCACTCGACGATAAAATCGAGCTCAATCGGCGTATGAATCAGACGCTGGAAGCGATGGCCCGCGCCCTGTTCAAGTCTTGGTTCGTGGACTTCGACGGCGTGCCGCCAGAAGACATGCAGGAATCGGAACTGGGCTTGATTCCGAAAGGATGGCGGGCTGCTTCACTCGACTCCGTTGCTCACTACCTTAATGGTTTGGCGCTGCAAAAATTTCCGCCAGAGAGTGAGGTCGATTTCTTGCCCGTCATAAAAATCGCGCAATTGCGCGCCGGTAATACGCAAAATGCAGATAAAGCAAGTACTCGGATCAAGTCGGAGCATATCGTCGAAGACGGTGATGTATTATTTTCATGGTCAGGCACGCTGGAAGTCGAAGTGTGGACGGGGGGGCGCGGAGCATTGAACCAGCATCTGTTTAAAGTGACTTCGACAGAAGTTCCCAAGTGGTTCTATTACTTTGCCACACGCGAACACTTGCCTGACTTCCGAACCATCGCCGCAGGCAAGGCCACCACGATGGGTCATATTCAGCGCAAGCACCTTGCTGACGCTAAAGTCGCTGTGCCGCCGGCCGATGCGATGGGTGAATTTGACCGTACAATCGCGCCGCTGTTCGAGCAGATCATCAACAACGCTTTGCAATCTCGAACCCTTGCGCAACTGCGCGACATCCTGCTCCCCAAGCTGATTTCGGGCGAGTTTGGGGTAAGGGATGTGAAGTGCTTCATGGAAAAAGCAAGGTGA
- a CDS encoding Smlt3025 familytype IV secretion system inhibitor, whose translation MHLMSSGRCLALALAVAVTGSACARTPSPEQKRTSPMPDNVTTGRTINGHTYSDAPVDVKLGPNTFRIPANYLDSQIAPWPGEGVTLVIEWPDMTPTPPGARANPRTNDFRKEISVRINYIDRAPIETSLERHSSNEAITEADSVERRDPRQRLDLRLAEQDTLGLTPYAIDEAKMLAYSKEYEDRYGKPPIRNPAYEDDWYVARDSSGNLTTFIKCDSKKFRADGVRLEGSEVVHEKGAVAASCFHYFSDIENKLSIILNYKRAFLKDWKHMEDAVRNVLARTKVK comes from the coding sequence ATGCATCTGATGTCATCCGGCCGGTGCCTGGCCCTTGCACTCGCCGTGGCTGTCACCGGCAGTGCATGTGCACGGACGCCATCACCCGAACAGAAAAGGACCTCCCCCATGCCGGACAACGTCACCACAGGCCGCACCATCAACGGCCACACCTATTCGGATGCTCCGGTTGACGTAAAGCTGGGGCCGAACACCTTCCGCATCCCCGCCAACTACCTGGACAGCCAGATCGCGCCGTGGCCGGGCGAAGGCGTCACGCTGGTTATCGAATGGCCAGACATGACCCCCACCCCGCCCGGGGCACGGGCCAACCCGCGTACGAATGATTTCCGCAAGGAAATTTCAGTTCGGATCAACTACATCGACCGGGCTCCCATCGAGACATCGTTGGAGCGACACTCGTCCAATGAGGCAATTACCGAAGCCGATTCGGTGGAACGCCGAGATCCGAGGCAGCGCCTCGATCTCCGCCTTGCCGAGCAAGACACCTTGGGCCTGACGCCCTACGCAATAGACGAGGCGAAAATGCTGGCATACTCAAAAGAGTACGAGGACCGCTATGGAAAGCCGCCGATTCGCAACCCCGCCTACGAAGATGACTGGTACGTCGCGCGCGACTCCAGCGGCAATTTGACCACGTTCATCAAGTGCGACAGCAAAAAATTTCGAGCAGATGGCGTTCGGCTGGAGGGATCTGAAGTGGTACACGAAAAAGGCGCTGTTGCTGCAAGTTGTTTTCACTACTTCTCTGACATCGAGAACAAGCTTTCCATCATCCTGAACTATAAGCGCGCCTTCTTGAAAGACTGGAAACATATGGAAGACGCAGTACGGAACGTGCTGGCACGCACCAAGGTGAAGTGA
- a CDS encoding Smlt3024 family type IV secretion system effector — MSGLTGQDLKILANYADKGNRELYWNYLSQLDGADGYGTLALGVVRNDSLPGQVANSYAQDYARTQHDTGSRFANADLSERQWEEFGQTLLKKDLELRQIWFHQDRPDLALNLPGASVMLAHDQAFLDHELDPNCWTPRVLLQAALENSGPQKLEQIWTNMLDNEYVGATRISNTGYETFAQMGLAAGSQYLAKLGTTEAIQMLEGRSAVDPNVIGSNSFYAMYFEKEHKWVNVSAGGGHLSMREETNAGRIAELDDARAVRLERQHKATQFHEDDPYRSITRSPFTASADGLRDQTQSPTKLADIGPDHRDYALLQQVRAGVSAIDAQAGRTPDENSERLIASVMTLARQNNLDRADHVVLSQQTADSPAGRTVFVVQGELNNPAHLRAHMPTDVAVQTPVEQSLQQLEVASNDRQQALAQSQQQEADRQRESASMRMG; from the coding sequence ATGAGTGGATTAACTGGACAAGATCTCAAGATCCTTGCCAACTACGCAGATAAAGGCAATCGCGAGTTGTACTGGAACTATCTTTCGCAGCTGGATGGTGCGGACGGCTACGGTACGCTGGCGCTGGGCGTGGTGCGCAACGACAGCTTGCCCGGCCAAGTGGCCAACAGTTACGCGCAAGACTATGCCAGGACACAGCACGATACTGGCTCGCGCTTTGCCAATGCGGACTTGAGCGAGCGGCAGTGGGAGGAGTTTGGACAGACACTGCTCAAGAAGGATCTTGAACTTCGGCAAATCTGGTTCCATCAAGATCGTCCAGATCTGGCGCTGAACCTGCCCGGGGCCTCCGTCATGCTGGCACACGACCAAGCCTTCCTTGACCATGAGCTCGACCCCAACTGCTGGACGCCCCGCGTGCTCCTGCAAGCGGCCCTGGAAAATAGCGGCCCCCAGAAGCTGGAACAGATCTGGACCAACATGCTCGACAACGAGTACGTCGGCGCCACTCGCATCAGCAATACCGGCTATGAGACCTTTGCGCAGATGGGACTGGCGGCAGGCAGCCAGTACCTGGCCAAGCTTGGCACCACCGAAGCGATCCAGATGCTGGAGGGCCGCTCTGCGGTCGACCCCAACGTCATCGGCAGCAACAGCTTCTACGCGATGTACTTCGAAAAAGAACACAAGTGGGTGAACGTCAGCGCTGGCGGCGGACATCTGTCCATGCGCGAAGAAACCAATGCCGGCCGTATCGCCGAACTCGACGATGCCCGCGCCGTGCGCCTGGAACGGCAGCACAAAGCCACGCAGTTCCACGAAGACGACCCGTACCGCTCGATCACCCGCAGCCCGTTCACGGCGTCGGCCGACGGCCTGCGCGATCAGACGCAGTCGCCAACCAAACTGGCCGATATCGGCCCTGATCACCGGGACTACGCACTGCTGCAGCAGGTGCGCGCGGGCGTGAGCGCGATCGATGCGCAGGCTGGGCGCACGCCGGACGAGAACAGCGAGCGCCTCATCGCCAGCGTGATGACCCTCGCCCGCCAGAACAACCTGGACCGGGCCGACCACGTGGTGCTGAGCCAACAGACCGCCGACAGCCCGGCTGGCCGCACTGTGTTTGTGGTGCAGGGCGAGTTGAACAACCCGGCGCACCTGCGTGCCCACATGCCGACCGATGTGGCTGTGCAGACGCCGGTGGAGCAGTCGCTGCAGCAGCTGGAGGTAGCCAGTAACGATCGCCAGCAGGCGTTGGCGCAGAGCCAGCAGCAGGAGGCGGACCGGCAGCGTGAGAGTGCGTCGATGCGCATGGGGTAA
- a CDS encoding integrase core domain-containing protein yields MALASRQYDLTPNEAALEQALITRFGTLGKVKEPFLLRSDNGLVFTSRDYTRLVAGYGMKQEFITPHCPQQNGMVERVIRTLKEQCVHRHRFESLAHALRVISNWIGFYNRQRPHQALNMMTPDQAYAATLTT; encoded by the coding sequence ATGGCCTTGGCCAGCCGACAGTACGACCTGACGCCCAATGAGGCGGCCTTGGAGCAAGCACTGATCACCCGCTTCGGCACGCTGGGCAAGGTCAAGGAGCCGTTCCTGCTGCGCTCGGACAATGGCCTGGTCTTCACCAGCCGCGACTACACCCGCCTGGTCGCTGGCTACGGCATGAAGCAGGAGTTCATCACGCCACACTGTCCCCAGCAGAACGGGATGGTCGAGCGCGTCATACGCACGCTCAAGGAACAGTGCGTCCATCGGCACCGGTTCGAGAGCCTGGCCCACGCCTTGCGCGTCATCAGCAACTGGATTGGGTTCTACAACCGACAGCGCCCGCATCAGGCACTGAACATGATGACGCCTGACCAAGCCTATGCCGCTACATTAACCACCTGA
- a CDS encoding nucleotidyltransferase substrate binding protein, which translates to MNEKLDFTALRNAVSSLEDSLGVVSDSTWFDQQSKQVKNTLMAGVIQNFEFVYEIGIKMLKRQIEAESASPEEVDETNFREVLRVAAEKGLIADVEAWFKYRQMRNITAHTYDHEKAKKVYQGTLDFIVDARDLLQQLEARNV; encoded by the coding sequence ATGAACGAGAAACTCGACTTCACAGCATTGCGCAATGCGGTGTCTTCGCTGGAAGACAGCCTGGGCGTGGTCAGCGACAGCACCTGGTTCGACCAGCAATCGAAACAGGTGAAAAATACGCTGATGGCAGGCGTCATCCAGAATTTCGAGTTCGTCTATGAAATCGGCATCAAGATGCTCAAGCGCCAGATCGAGGCCGAATCCGCCAGCCCGGAGGAGGTGGACGAAACCAACTTTCGCGAAGTGCTGCGCGTGGCCGCCGAAAAGGGCTTGATCGCCGACGTGGAGGCCTGGTTCAAGTATCGGCAGATGCGCAACATCACCGCGCACACCTACGACCACGAAAAGGCGAAGAAGGTGTACCAGGGCACACTCGACTTCATCGTCGATGCGCGCGACTTGTTGCAACAGCTGGAAGCACGCAATGTCTGA
- a CDS encoding type I restriction-modification system subunit M — MSELDYADKLWKTADKLRGNMEPSDYKHIMLGLIFLKYISDAFEARHAALLGEDPQAAEDKDEYLAENIFWVPKQARWSHLQANAKQSSIGTLIDDALRAIEKDNESLKGVLPKDYARPALNKVMLGELIDLISGITLSDKGAKSKDVLGRVYEYFLGQFAGAEGKRGGEFYTPRSVVHTLVEMIEPYKGRIYDPCCGSGGMFVQSEKFVNEHGGRIGDIAIYGQESNYTTWRLCKMNLAVRGIDSDIRWNNEGSFHKDELRDLKADFILANPPFNISDWGGERLRDDVRWAFGPPPVGNANYAWLQHIVHHLSPHGFAGVVLANGSMSSQQSGEGEIRKAMIEAGVVDCMVALPGQLFYSTQIPACLWILAKDRSNGLVLQSKLRDRRGEILFIDARNMGTLVDRTRRELSDAEVARIAATYHAWRGEQDAGDYADIAGFCKAASLDEVRKHGHVLTPGRYVGAAAQEDDDEPFAKKMQRLATLWRQQQQEAAKLDAAIEMNLKSLGF; from the coding sequence GTGTCCGAACTCGACTACGCCGACAAGCTCTGGAAAACCGCCGACAAGCTGCGCGGCAACATGGAGCCCAGCGACTACAAGCACATTATGCTCGGTCTGATTTTCCTCAAATACATCTCGGATGCCTTCGAAGCCCGGCACGCAGCCTTGCTGGGCGAAGATCCACAGGCGGCAGAGGACAAGGACGAGTACCTCGCCGAGAATATTTTCTGGGTTCCCAAGCAGGCACGTTGGTCGCACCTGCAGGCAAACGCCAAGCAATCGAGCATCGGCACGTTGATCGACGACGCCCTGCGCGCCATCGAGAAAGACAACGAATCGCTGAAGGGCGTGCTGCCCAAGGACTACGCACGCCCCGCGCTCAACAAGGTGATGCTGGGCGAACTGATCGACCTGATTTCCGGCATTACGCTCAGCGACAAGGGCGCCAAGTCCAAAGACGTGCTGGGGCGCGTGTACGAATATTTTCTCGGTCAGTTCGCAGGCGCCGAAGGCAAGCGCGGCGGCGAGTTCTACACACCGCGCAGCGTGGTACACACCCTGGTGGAGATGATCGAGCCCTACAAGGGCCGCATCTACGATCCCTGCTGCGGTAGCGGCGGCATGTTCGTGCAGAGCGAGAAGTTCGTCAACGAGCACGGCGGGCGCATTGGCGACATCGCCATCTATGGGCAGGAAAGCAATTACACGACCTGGCGGCTGTGCAAGATGAACCTTGCCGTGCGCGGCATCGACAGCGACATTCGCTGGAACAACGAGGGCAGCTTTCACAAGGACGAACTACGCGACCTGAAGGCCGACTTCATCCTGGCCAACCCGCCGTTCAACATTTCCGACTGGGGTGGCGAGCGCCTGCGCGACGACGTGCGCTGGGCGTTCGGCCCGCCACCGGTGGGCAATGCCAACTACGCCTGGTTGCAGCACATCGTCCATCACCTCAGCCCGCACGGCTTTGCCGGCGTTGTCCTGGCGAATGGCTCGATGAGCAGTCAGCAAAGCGGTGAAGGCGAGATCCGCAAGGCGATGATCGAAGCTGGCGTGGTCGATTGCATGGTCGCCCTGCCAGGACAATTGTTCTATTCCACGCAGATTCCGGCCTGCCTGTGGATTCTGGCCAAGGACCGCAGCAACGGACTGGTGCTGCAGAGCAAGTTGCGCGACCGCCGTGGCGAAATCCTGTTCATCGACGCTCGCAACATGGGCACACTGGTTGACCGCACCCGGCGCGAATTGAGCGATGCCGAGGTGGCCAGAATCGCGGCGACCTACCACGCATGGCGTGGCGAGCAGGACGCAGGCGACTACGCTGATATCGCCGGGTTCTGCAAGGCTGCCTCGCTCGATGAGGTGCGCAAACACGGCCATGTACTCACGCCGGGCCGCTATGTTGGTGCAGCGGCGCAAGAGGATGATGACGAACCGTTTGCCAAGAAGATGCAGCGCCTGGCAACTCTATGGCGGCAGCAACAGCAGGAAGCGGCGAAGCTTGACGCAGCGATCGAGATGAATCTGAAGAGCCTGGGGTTCTGA
- a CDS encoding TetR/AcrR family transcriptional regulator, translating to MATEISRARGRPRAFDPDQAVATAQQLFHAQGYDALSVADLTRALGINPPSFYAAFGSKAGLYARILDRYAQTGAIPLPQILDANRPLADALADVLEHAARCYAADPAATGCLVLEGTRSNDAQAREASCGFHVAAQELIRSHIAKQCPHDADRLADFVSTTMAGLSASARHGQSLERLLASARLAGEALRVVLRGIG from the coding sequence ATGGCTACAGAAATCTCACGGGCCCGCGGCCGGCCGCGTGCATTCGACCCGGACCAAGCGGTCGCCACCGCGCAGCAGCTGTTCCATGCGCAAGGCTACGACGCACTGAGCGTGGCCGACCTCACCCGGGCGCTGGGTATCAACCCGCCGAGTTTCTATGCCGCCTTCGGCAGCAAGGCCGGCCTGTATGCGCGCATCCTCGACCGCTACGCGCAGACCGGGGCCATCCCGCTGCCGCAGATTCTGGACGCCAACCGCCCGCTGGCCGACGCCCTGGCCGATGTACTGGAGCACGCCGCCCGCTGCTACGCCGCAGACCCCGCTGCCACCGGCTGCCTGGTGCTGGAAGGCACGCGCAGCAACGACGCGCAGGCGCGCGAGGCCTCCTGCGGCTTTCATGTCGCCGCCCAGGAGTTGATCCGCTCCCACATTGCCAAGCAGTGCCCGCACGACGCAGACCGGCTGGCGGATTTCGTCAGCACCACCATGGCCGGGCTGTCGGCCAGCGCCCGGCATGGGCAGAGCCTGGAGCGTCTGCTGGCGAGTGCGCGGTTGGCGGGGGAGGCGCTGCGGGTGGTGCTGCGCGGAATTGGATGA
- a CDS encoding MarR family transcriptional regulator has translation MELKPQDLVVLYKQVAQAGQAWTYASLGEALGMSASQVHRSVKRAVASGLALEKSRGEWETVRTALHEFAVHGVRYAFPAVIGPLRRGIPTAFGVPPLSTAIASSPGDAPVWPSAQGTAKGPSLSPLSAGAPNAALADPALHELLALQDALRSGRARERTLAARYLKQLLGLGDAV, from the coding sequence GTGGAACTGAAGCCCCAGGATCTTGTGGTGCTTTACAAGCAGGTCGCCCAGGCGGGCCAGGCCTGGACCTACGCCTCCCTTGGAGAAGCGCTGGGCATGAGCGCGTCGCAGGTGCATCGCAGCGTCAAGCGCGCGGTGGCATCCGGCCTGGCGCTGGAAAAAAGCCGCGGCGAGTGGGAGACAGTGCGCACGGCGCTGCACGAGTTTGCGGTCCACGGCGTGCGTTATGCCTTTCCCGCGGTCATCGGGCCGCTCAGGCGTGGCATTCCTACGGCCTTTGGTGTGCCCCCACTGTCCACTGCGATTGCCAGCTCCCCCGGGGATGCACCGGTGTGGCCAAGCGCGCAGGGCACGGCCAAAGGCCCCAGCTTGTCGCCGTTGTCGGCAGGTGCGCCCAACGCTGCGCTGGCCGACCCTGCCTTGCATGAGCTGCTGGCGCTGCAAGACGCCCTGCGCAGCGGGCGTGCCCGCGAGCGCACGCTGGCAGCGCGCTATCTCAAACAATTGCTGGGGCTTGGCGATGCGGTCTGA